The Mesorhizobium koreense genome includes a window with the following:
- a CDS encoding tetratricopeptide repeat protein, producing the protein MTARKEQRFKDAVAVLERAAALEPDNADMQVQLGFSRSALGDNAGARAAFTRALEIAPGYQDARFGLAQIDFRNGDLQQARERVDIVLKAQPGNAEAMALLASIKRAEEATARAAARVSGKIGRPTLASPKASKQGKQLEALLSRAREQRIDGHFKEAEALYRKALALSPGNAEILVALGLVAGFQQDFTAAESYFLETLRRRPGDLDARLGMVRLAIWRGETARARKLIDPILAEYPDNGEVLALSARIALAAGDNRQAEAQFQTIVAHDRSNTEALVGLGDARRAGGNESGAREAYRQALLLQPNSADVRQRLAATTPRKWRLDVGSEVSDLSGGRTSWTDNAVSLSYRLSPQTTVAGRLRLATRWGRTDTQFEARLDQALTPDLSVYGLLAATPDADFLAEFSVGGGASWRAIGRRNDWGPLFLNVDVRYDLYPESKVTTVSPGLQYFLLGERLGISARWVHSQDDAGVSVDGYVLRGDIVATDRLRFFAGYGNAPEISEGAPVEARTIFTGLSLDLKEDVTLNASYAHEERAAFDRDTFGLGLSLRF; encoded by the coding sequence ATGACAGCGCGCAAGGAGCAGCGGTTCAAGGACGCCGTTGCGGTGCTCGAACGGGCGGCAGCGCTCGAGCCGGACAATGCCGACATGCAGGTCCAGCTAGGCTTCTCGCGGTCGGCCCTGGGCGACAACGCTGGGGCCCGCGCTGCCTTTACCCGGGCGCTGGAGATTGCGCCTGGCTATCAGGACGCGCGCTTCGGTCTGGCGCAGATAGATTTCCGCAACGGCGATCTGCAACAAGCGCGTGAGCGGGTCGACATCGTCCTGAAAGCGCAACCCGGTAACGCCGAGGCCATGGCGCTCCTCGCATCGATCAAACGGGCGGAAGAGGCGACTGCACGCGCCGCAGCGCGCGTGTCCGGGAAAATAGGCCGGCCCACACTGGCCTCGCCCAAAGCATCCAAACAAGGAAAACAGCTTGAAGCACTTCTATCCAGGGCGCGCGAGCAACGCATAGACGGCCATTTCAAGGAAGCCGAGGCGCTCTACCGCAAGGCTTTGGCCCTCTCGCCCGGCAATGCGGAGATCCTGGTAGCGCTCGGCCTGGTTGCAGGCTTCCAGCAGGATTTCACGGCTGCGGAATCTTATTTCCTGGAGACTCTGCGCCGGCGCCCCGGCGATCTCGATGCTCGGCTCGGCATGGTACGGCTGGCGATCTGGCGAGGCGAGACGGCAAGAGCCCGCAAGCTGATCGATCCGATCCTTGCTGAATATCCCGACAATGGTGAAGTGCTGGCATTGTCCGCCCGCATCGCGCTTGCCGCGGGCGACAACCGGCAGGCCGAGGCGCAATTCCAGACAATAGTCGCGCACGATCGGAGCAATACGGAGGCATTGGTGGGTCTCGGCGACGCGAGACGGGCCGGCGGCAACGAATCCGGCGCGCGGGAAGCCTATCGTCAGGCATTGCTGCTGCAGCCGAACTCCGCCGATGTCCGGCAGCGGCTCGCGGCAACGACGCCAAGGAAGTGGCGGCTCGATGTCGGAAGCGAAGTCAGCGACCTGAGCGGCGGCCGCACATCCTGGACCGACAACGCGGTTTCGTTGTCCTACCGTCTCTCACCCCAGACGACCGTCGCCGGGCGATTACGCCTTGCGACCCGGTGGGGTCGAACGGATACCCAGTTCGAAGCGCGTCTCGACCAGGCTCTCACGCCGGATCTGTCCGTCTACGGCCTGCTGGCCGCGACCCCGGATGCTGACTTTCTTGCCGAATTCTCCGTCGGCGGCGGCGCTTCCTGGCGGGCGATCGGACGTCGCAACGATTGGGGGCCGCTATTCCTCAACGTCGACGTCCGGTACGATCTTTATCCAGAGAGCAAGGTCACCACTGTCTCACCCGGGCTTCAATACTTTCTTCTGGGCGAGCGGCTTGGCATCAGCGCGCGTTGGGTACACTCACAGGACGATGCGGGCGTCTCCGTCGATGGCTATGTGCTGCGCGGCGACATTGTAGCGACCGACCGGCTGCGTTTCTTCGCCGGCTATGGCAACGCGCCGGAGATTTCTGAAGGGGCGCCGGTGGAAGCGCGCACGATCTTCACCGGACTGTCCCTGGACCTCAAGGAAGATGTCACGCTGAACGCCAGCTATGCGCATGAGGAGCGGGCCGCGTTCGACAGGGACACGTTCGGCTTAGGCCTGTCGCTCCGGTTCTGA
- a CDS encoding HEAT repeat domain-containing protein, with product MLRFIWITSIVLGLAAILIMAALVVLRVVNERRADRAKAERRHVLSALIRFSEDGNRSAVEAVLGSIPAAIVADAGFEFLELLRGEEREAIEAAFSEVGLPDFIRGRLRRGNEADRIHATEMLVAFPGPETVRSLEIALEKDHAREVRISAAIALSKLGSLPPLERVLSRIGPRGQRSRRLVELFQNLPTEHIEQLAVYATQEDCPAFVRAAAMDALSMSGDYRFMPVYERLAGNKAPEVAAAAIRALGRIGHPGASATLFAAMESPDWQIRAEAAAAAGRIGLDNGVERLSGLLADSEWTVRYAAGKAMKALGAPGIEALRKIAEDEGSRSQRTASMVLAEGQAQ from the coding sequence ATGCTGCGGTTCATCTGGATCACGTCAATCGTCCTCGGTCTTGCCGCTATTCTCATCATGGCCGCCCTGGTGGTGTTGCGCGTGGTGAACGAACGCCGGGCGGACCGCGCAAAGGCCGAGCGCCGCCACGTGCTTTCGGCTCTGATCCGGTTTTCCGAGGACGGCAACCGATCCGCCGTGGAAGCCGTGCTTGGATCGATACCGGCTGCAATCGTCGCCGATGCGGGTTTCGAGTTCCTGGAGCTTCTGCGCGGCGAGGAGCGGGAGGCGATCGAGGCGGCGTTCTCCGAGGTCGGCCTGCCGGATTTCATTCGCGGGCGCCTGCGCCGCGGCAACGAGGCCGATCGCATTCACGCCACCGAGATGCTTGTGGCTTTCCCGGGTCCGGAGACTGTCCGCAGCCTCGAGATCGCGCTCGAGAAAGATCATGCGCGTGAAGTACGGATTTCCGCCGCGATCGCTCTTTCGAAATTGGGCAGCCTGCCGCCGCTGGAACGTGTCCTGTCCAGAATAGGGCCGCGCGGACAGCGGTCGCGCCGGCTGGTCGAGTTGTTTCAGAACCTTCCGACCGAACATATCGAGCAACTGGCGGTCTATGCGACACAGGAGGACTGTCCGGCCTTCGTCCGTGCCGCCGCGATGGACGCGCTGTCGATGTCGGGCGACTACCGCTTCATGCCGGTCTACGAGCGGCTCGCCGGCAACAAGGCTCCGGAGGTCGCGGCAGCCGCGATCCGCGCGCTCGGCCGCATCGGCCATCCGGGCGCATCGGCCACGCTGTTTGCCGCCATGGAGAGTCCCGACTGGCAGATCCGAGCCGAAGCGGCGGCCGCGGCCGGGCGCATCGGCCTCGATAACGGCGTGGAACGCTTGAGCGGGCTTCTCGCCGACAGCGAATGGACCGTGCGCTATGCAGCGGGCAAGGCAATGAAGGCTTTGGGAGCGCCCGGCATCGAGGCCTTGCGCAAGATTGCGGAAGACGAGGGTTCGCGTAGCCAGCGCACCGCCTCCATGGTGCTTGCGGAGGGGCAGGCGCAATGA
- a CDS encoding glycosyltransferase family 2 protein, with the protein MSFDWHQILLSAAGVIAWIVIVSGLAQTVVYILQLVLATYALSQRPPVARSSLLWHRYGEVAPPIALIIPAYNEQMNIVETVHSMLSLEYPNYEVIVVNDGSRDLTLKRLIDGFRLVPFQRPHEESLTHEPIRGIYGSRTTDRLTVVDKVNGGKADAQNAGINVCRAPIFCVIDGDSILEPDALMRAIQPFIDDPERTVAVGGTIRIANNSIVESGRIKAIRLPTKMLPLFQVMEYLRAFLMARLAWSSINTLMLVSGAFGVFRRREVVAVGGFTKGSMGEDLDLIIKLHRHMIDQKKAYRIEFIPEPVCWTEAPETLGVLARQRSRWQRGALEAFFRYRHMLFNPRYGRVGFLGFGHIFVVDVVGPVTEVIGYILMPLFWLLGVLSVEYLLAYTALVFLYGVFISVSSLILEEAELKRFPRARDLIVLTAVAVLENFGYRQINNFWRVKGYWQFLKQDNSWGEMIRTGFSSKAG; encoded by the coding sequence ATGAGCTTCGACTGGCACCAGATCCTGCTGTCGGCGGCCGGCGTCATCGCCTGGATCGTGATCGTCTCCGGTCTCGCGCAGACAGTGGTCTACATCCTGCAACTCGTCCTTGCCACCTATGCCCTGTCGCAGCGGCCGCCGGTAGCGCGCTCGTCGCTTCTGTGGCACCGCTATGGCGAGGTCGCGCCCCCGATCGCGCTCATCATCCCCGCCTATAACGAGCAAATGAACATCGTCGAGACGGTGCATTCCATGCTCTCGCTCGAATATCCGAACTATGAGGTGATCGTTGTCAATGACGGCTCCAGGGACCTGACCCTGAAGCGTCTCATCGACGGCTTCAGGCTCGTCCCGTTCCAGCGGCCGCATGAAGAATCGCTCACCCACGAGCCGATCCGCGGCATCTATGGTTCAAGAACGACGGACCGGCTGACCGTAGTCGACAAGGTCAATGGCGGAAAGGCCGATGCGCAGAACGCCGGTATCAATGTCTGCCGGGCGCCGATCTTCTGCGTCATCGACGGCGACTCCATCCTCGAGCCGGACGCGCTGATGCGGGCTATCCAGCCTTTCATCGATGATCCCGAGCGCACGGTCGCGGTTGGCGGCACGATCCGTATCGCCAACAACTCGATCGTGGAAAGCGGGCGGATCAAGGCGATCCGGCTTCCCACGAAGATGCTGCCACTTTTCCAGGTGATGGAATATCTGCGCGCCTTCCTCATGGCCCGGCTCGCCTGGAGCAGCATCAACACGCTGATGTTGGTGTCGGGTGCCTTTGGCGTCTTCCGCCGCCGGGAAGTGGTCGCGGTGGGTGGCTTCACCAAAGGCTCGATGGGTGAGGATCTGGACCTGATCATCAAGCTGCACAGGCACATGATCGACCAGAAGAAGGCCTACCGCATCGAGTTCATTCCCGAGCCAGTATGCTGGACGGAAGCGCCCGAGACCTTAGGCGTGCTCGCCAGGCAGCGCTCGCGATGGCAGCGCGGCGCGCTTGAGGCCTTCTTCCGCTACCGCCACATGCTGTTCAATCCACGTTACGGCCGCGTCGGCTTTCTCGGCTTCGGCCATATCTTCGTCGTCGATGTCGTCGGTCCGGTGACCGAGGTGATCGGCTACATCCTGATGCCGCTCTTCTGGCTGCTCGGCGTCCTGTCGGTCGAATATCTGCTTGCCTACACCGCTCTCGTCTTCCTCTATGGCGTGTTCATCAGCGTCTCGTCGCTGATCCTGGAAGAAGCCGAATTGAAGCGTTTTCCGCGGGCGCGCGACCTCATCGTCCTCACCGCAGTGGCCGTACTGGAGAATTTTGGCTACCGCCAGATCAACAATTTCTGGCGTGTGAAGGGTTATTGGCAATTCCTCAAGCAGGACAACTCGTGGGGCGAGATGATCCGTACCGGCTTCTCATCGAAAGCGGGCTAA
- a CDS encoding Hpt domain-containing protein, whose product MKPDMFDAIRVRFIERCRGDVERLSEFRRRSADLAGGTVDDTLLRLAHGLAGTGGTLGFPEISRQAGDLETLLIDTGGTEADRRRALDALIGSLERLIDAGPHSDNTIA is encoded by the coding sequence ATGAAGCCTGACATGTTCGATGCCATTCGTGTGCGGTTCATTGAACGGTGCCGCGGCGATGTTGAGAGGCTCAGCGAGTTCCGCCGCAGATCGGCCGATCTGGCCGGCGGGACTGTGGACGACACGTTGTTAAGGTTAGCGCATGGGCTTGCCGGTACGGGCGGCACGCTGGGATTTCCAGAGATCAGCCGACAGGCCGGTGATCTGGAGACCCTCCTCATCGACACCGGTGGCACGGAAGCGGATCGGCGTCGCGCTCTCGATGCCTTGATTGGCTCGCTGGAGCGCCTAATCGATGCGGGGCCTCACTCTGACAACACCATCGCCTGA
- a CDS encoding gamma-glutamyltransferase family protein, translated as MSAFTTRPELCGTFGAVSSTHWLGTTVAMAVLEKGGNAFDAAAACGFVLQIVEPHLNGPGGDVPIIAKSASADEPVVICGQGPSPALATIERYHAIGLDMVPGTGLLPAVVPGAFDAWMLLLRDFGTLPLEEILSYAIGYAERGFPLLARAVSSIIPVADLFRDEWPSSAQVWLPGGAVPRHDRLFTTPGIAETYRRLLTEAKSVGGDRIAQIEAARKAFYGGFVAEAIDRFYSSEVLFDTTGRRNGGLLRGDDLAGWSASIEKTVSRDFAGLTIHKTGPWGQGPVMLQQLALLSQFDIAAMDPLGAEFAHTIIESAKLAFADREAFYGDPSASDIPLDLLISDEYARERAKLIGPDASLELRASHLDGASERLAKIAARAGSEEPVGPGGGEVTFAPVPAIEGDTVHLDVTDRFGNMVSATPSGGWLQSSPAIPGLGFSISTRGQMFWLDEGLPSSLRPKTRPRTTLSPSLIMKQGAPWLAIGTPGGDQQDQWPLIVLLRHHLHRYALQRAIDAPMFHAKHWPGSFYPRDYELGRVLMEDRYGKEVIDQMRDRGHKVSVMDPWSLGRVCAVGRRDGLYHAAATPRHMQSYAIAR; from the coding sequence ATGTCAGCTTTCACTACCCGCCCCGAACTTTGTGGGACGTTCGGCGCCGTGAGTTCGACCCATTGGCTCGGCACCACGGTTGCGATGGCTGTTCTGGAAAAGGGCGGCAATGCTTTCGACGCAGCAGCCGCATGCGGCTTCGTTCTCCAGATCGTCGAACCGCATCTGAACGGCCCGGGCGGCGATGTCCCCATCATAGCCAAGAGCGCCAGCGCGGACGAACCCGTCGTCATATGCGGACAAGGCCCCTCGCCAGCTCTGGCGACGATAGAGCGTTATCACGCCATTGGCCTCGACATGGTGCCGGGCACCGGGCTGCTGCCTGCCGTGGTGCCGGGCGCTTTCGATGCATGGATGCTTCTGCTCAGGGACTTCGGAACGCTTCCACTGGAGGAAATCCTCTCCTATGCCATCGGATATGCGGAGCGCGGTTTCCCCCTTCTCGCACGGGCCGTTTCCTCGATTATCCCGGTTGCCGATCTCTTTCGTGATGAATGGCCGAGTTCCGCACAAGTCTGGCTTCCCGGCGGCGCGGTCCCGCGCCACGACCGGCTATTCACCACACCCGGCATAGCGGAGACCTATCGGCGGCTGCTCACAGAGGCGAAGAGCGTGGGCGGCGATCGCATCGCGCAGATCGAGGCCGCGCGAAAAGCCTTCTACGGCGGCTTCGTGGCCGAGGCGATCGACCGCTTCTATTCGTCCGAAGTGCTATTCGACACGACTGGACGACGTAACGGTGGTTTGCTCCGGGGCGACGACCTCGCCGGCTGGAGCGCCAGCATCGAAAAGACGGTTTCGCGGGATTTTGCCGGTCTGACGATCCACAAGACCGGTCCTTGGGGACAGGGACCCGTGATGCTCCAGCAACTGGCGTTGTTATCGCAGTTCGACATCGCGGCGATGGACCCGTTGGGCGCTGAATTCGCCCATACGATCATCGAATCAGCGAAGCTCGCCTTTGCCGACCGTGAAGCCTTTTACGGCGACCCATCCGCATCGGACATACCGTTGGATCTCCTGATTTCGGATGAGTACGCACGCGAACGAGCAAAGTTGATTGGGCCCGACGCCTCCCTGGAACTGCGGGCAAGCCATCTTGATGGAGCCAGCGAACGTCTTGCCAAGATCGCCGCACGTGCCGGCAGCGAAGAGCCGGTTGGCCCGGGCGGCGGTGAAGTGACATTCGCGCCGGTGCCGGCAATCGAAGGCGATACCGTTCATCTGGACGTGACCGACCGCTTCGGGAACATGGTTTCCGCTACCCCCAGCGGCGGCTGGCTGCAGAGCTCACCTGCGATCCCGGGGCTTGGTTTCTCCATTTCGACGCGTGGCCAGATGTTCTGGCTGGACGAAGGGTTGCCGTCCTCCCTCAGGCCGAAGACGAGGCCTCGGACCACCCTGTCGCCAAGTCTGATCATGAAACAGGGCGCGCCCTGGTTGGCGATCGGTACCCCTGGGGGAGACCAGCAAGACCAGTGGCCGCTTATTGTTCTGCTTCGCCATCATCTGCATCGATACGCCCTGCAGCGGGCGATCGACGCGCCGATGTTCCATGCGAAACATTGGCCCGGCTCGTTCTATCCGCGCGATTACGAACTTGGTCGTGTCCTCATGGAGGATCGGTACGGCAAGGAAGTCATCGACCAGATGCGTGACCGCGGACATAAGGTTTCTGTAATGGACCCCTGGTCGCTCGGCCGTGTCTGTGCGGTTGGTCGGCGCGATGGCCTCTACCACGCGGCGGCGACTCCACGTCACATGCAGAGTTATGCCATCGCTCGCTAA
- a CDS encoding ABC transporter permease, which translates to MSIGLFLLKVIVGIALCLVIGPIVVVLVVSFSAGTSISFPPPGFSLRWFAAFFSMEEMRNAFILSVVLAFAAACGSTFLGLLGAIYVTRTRNAFSGLMQALMIAPLVFPAIILGLALLLIYRTIHMPVTLGLFVAHIVVCLPYAFRAVLTSLQSFDTTLEEAGQSLGASPLKAFLRVTLPIIWPGVLAGWLFAFVVSFGELNAALFLTGPGVVTLPIEIFNYLQFQGNQLVVAAASALQVLVIAIVLIVAQQVIGAKQIVQR; encoded by the coding sequence ATGAGCATCGGATTGTTTCTCCTCAAGGTCATTGTCGGGATCGCTCTCTGCCTGGTGATCGGTCCGATCGTCGTCGTGCTGGTCGTCTCCTTCAGTGCCGGGACATCAATTTCATTCCCTCCCCCCGGCTTCTCCCTCCGATGGTTCGCGGCATTCTTCTCAATGGAAGAAATGCGCAATGCGTTCATCCTAAGCGTGGTTTTGGCTTTTGCGGCGGCATGCGGATCGACCTTCCTCGGTCTGCTCGGCGCGATCTACGTGACCCGTACCCGCAATGCGTTCTCCGGCCTCATGCAGGCGCTCATGATCGCACCCCTGGTCTTTCCGGCCATCATTCTTGGCCTCGCGCTACTCCTGATCTACCGGACCATCCACATGCCGGTGACGCTCGGGCTGTTCGTCGCGCACATCGTCGTTTGCCTGCCCTACGCGTTTCGGGCCGTGCTGACCTCGTTGCAGAGCTTCGACACCACTCTCGAAGAAGCCGGGCAGAGCCTCGGCGCCAGCCCCTTAAAGGCTTTCCTCCGGGTGACGTTGCCGATCATCTGGCCGGGTGTGCTCGCCGGCTGGCTTTTCGCCTTCGTCGTCTCCTTCGGCGAGCTCAATGCGGCTCTCTTTCTGACAGGACCGGGCGTCGTTACTCTTCCGATCGAGATTTTCAATTATCTACAGTTTCAGGGCAATCAGCTTGTCGTCGCGGCAGCGTCGGCTCTGCAGGTCCTGGTGATCGCCATAGTCCTGATAGTTGCCCAACAGGTGATCGGGGCAAAACAAATCGTTCAAAGGTAG
- a CDS encoding ABC transporter permease produces the protein MTAILVPPLLILVVFFVVPLAYLLFVSFMGNSTTNLYDLTPTIINYTEIATDPFYWLIIKRTLLSTATVLTFCFLIGYPVAFYASRLNARGRLIMLMILMVPLMVSNVVRAYGWVAILGRRGMISGTLWHLGWIDRPIQFLYNFNAITLGLLTILLPFMVISLTNSLITIDKSYAEAAESLGAGPWKTFLRVTLPLSSPGIASGLMLVTFLTLSAYVSIALLGGPRYKLLVSLVFDSVSTFRWPRAAALSFTLLIIALAIALIVQTVVRPGRVQGKG, from the coding sequence ATGACGGCGATCCTGGTGCCGCCGCTGCTTATCCTCGTCGTCTTCTTCGTCGTTCCGCTCGCCTATCTTCTGTTCGTCAGCTTCATGGGGAATTCGACGACGAACCTCTATGACCTGACACCGACCATCATCAACTATACCGAGATCGCAACCGATCCCTTCTACTGGCTGATCATCAAGCGCACGCTGCTTTCAACCGCGACCGTTCTTACGTTCTGCTTCCTGATTGGCTATCCCGTCGCCTTCTATGCCTCGAGGCTGAACGCTCGGGGCCGCTTGATCATGCTCATGATATTGATGGTGCCGCTGATGGTCAGCAATGTCGTGCGCGCTTATGGCTGGGTCGCCATCCTGGGCCGCCGCGGCATGATCAGCGGCACGCTTTGGCATCTCGGGTGGATCGATCGGCCGATCCAATTCCTGTACAATTTCAACGCGATCACGCTCGGTCTGTTGACGATCCTCCTGCCGTTCATGGTGATCTCGCTCACCAATTCGCTCATTACGATCGACAAAAGCTATGCGGAGGCCGCTGAATCGCTTGGCGCTGGACCGTGGAAGACATTCCTGCGCGTCACGCTGCCGCTCTCGTCTCCCGGTATCGCTTCCGGGCTCATGCTGGTGACGTTCCTGACGCTCAGCGCCTATGTCTCCATCGCGCTGCTCGGCGGGCCCCGCTACAAGCTTCTGGTGAGCCTTGTATTCGACAGCGTGTCGACATTCCGCTGGCCGCGCGCGGCTGCCCTCTCCTTCACGCTTCTGATCATAGCCCTCGCGATTGCCCTGATCGTTCAGACGGTCGTGCGTCCTGGCAGGGTGCAGGGAAAAGGCTGA
- a CDS encoding ABC transporter ATP-binding protein, giving the protein MPHRRLRRCACNPSEQRLGEACLPRRKDVRSMSEAAAAVARMSGPAPAGVRFESVEKEFGGVTALHALDLDVTPGILFSLLGPSGCGKTTTLRLIAGFEQPTTGKIFIGGRNVTGIPAYKRNFGMVFQNFALFPHLTVGENVAFGLEMRKEKKADIQRKVKSTLALVALESFIDRYPRQLSGGQQQRVALARAVAFEPDVLLLDEPLSALDKMLREQMQVEIRELQKRLGMTTVFVTHDQEEALTMSDQVAVMNNGRIQQVGAPREIYDRPRTEFIATFLGASNIIVASVTGRDGDAAVVDLGGVAMRVSGAMARPGEKLKLGLRPEKIAVRPGSALKAKLRSILFRGAQTQLFLDFHGTSINAVVFNDSIKDLSLQPGAEVDLDWHQDNMMVLEQ; this is encoded by the coding sequence TTGCCGCATCGTCGACTACGACGTTGCGCTTGCAACCCCTCTGAACAGCGCCTCGGAGAAGCCTGCCTCCCACGTCGAAAGGACGTTCGGTCAATGAGTGAAGCAGCCGCAGCCGTCGCGCGTATGTCAGGACCCGCACCTGCAGGCGTGCGCTTCGAATCCGTCGAGAAAGAATTCGGCGGGGTTACGGCACTGCATGCGCTCGATCTCGATGTCACGCCCGGCATCCTTTTTTCACTTCTCGGTCCGAGTGGTTGCGGCAAGACGACGACGCTCAGGCTGATCGCCGGTTTTGAGCAGCCGACGACCGGCAAGATTTTCATTGGCGGGCGGAATGTCACGGGCATCCCCGCCTACAAGCGAAACTTCGGGATGGTCTTCCAAAACTTTGCGCTCTTCCCGCATTTGACGGTTGGGGAAAATGTCGCTTTCGGCCTGGAGATGCGGAAGGAGAAGAAGGCGGATATCCAACGGAAAGTCAAAAGCACCCTTGCGCTCGTGGCGCTCGAGAGCTTCATCGATCGCTACCCGCGTCAGCTTTCCGGTGGCCAACAACAACGCGTCGCTCTTGCTCGCGCCGTTGCATTCGAACCTGACGTCCTGTTGCTCGACGAACCATTGAGCGCACTCGACAAGATGCTGCGCGAACAGATGCAGGTTGAAATCCGCGAACTGCAGAAGCGGCTTGGCATGACAACCGTCTTTGTGACGCACGACCAGGAAGAAGCCTTGACGATGTCCGACCAAGTGGCCGTCATGAACAATGGCCGAATCCAGCAGGTCGGCGCGCCGCGTGAGATCTACGATCGGCCGCGCACGGAATTCATTGCCACGTTCCTCGGGGCAAGCAACATCATCGTTGCGTCGGTAACAGGTCGGGATGGCGATGCGGCCGTTGTCGACCTGGGCGGCGTCGCCATGAGAGTTTCGGGCGCGATGGCACGACCGGGTGAGAAACTGAAGCTTGGATTGCGGCCGGAGAAAATCGCGGTACGTCCCGGAAGTGCATTGAAGGCGAAGCTCAGGAGCATCCTCTTCAGGGGCGCCCAGACTCAGCTCTTCCTCGATTTCCACGGTACTTCGATAAACGCTGTCGTCTTCAATGACAGTATCAAGGACCTTTCGCTCCAACCAGGCGCTGAAGTCGACCTGGACTGGCATCAGGATAACATGATGGTGCTGGAGCAATGA
- a CDS encoding ABC transporter substrate-binding protein, which translates to MKRRDVIKLLGSSALAVPALATMGPAAAWAKPESLSIMTWGGLWGKSMKDNVDAAFTEKTGVAVVQDTGSSPVERITKLKINAGNQIFDLVQLHDGVVPLAESQGVLEPLDPNSPNMPYLAKIPERFRRDGWVAMIYSALGIAYNPELVKTPPKSFADLWNKDYDGQIVLPAISHSIGPYIIPIGALAAGKDLKDAEAGFEMLKKMADLNPIWAKDTDTIQSSLLSGEAAIGLLYKSQTYTVIKQGGNVKWVFPAEGAISYMSGTSIAKGTKNKEWAEKYVNTTIDPSLQGWVARVYNYVPTNQDALASLPVELQERVQFSDAERSRIIDLDQQFMSEKRAEWTDRWNRVVAGG; encoded by the coding sequence ATGAAAAGAAGAGATGTCATCAAGCTTCTCGGGTCCTCGGCCCTTGCCGTGCCTGCTCTCGCTACGATGGGACCTGCCGCAGCCTGGGCAAAGCCTGAATCCCTGTCGATCATGACGTGGGGCGGGCTCTGGGGCAAAAGCATGAAGGACAATGTTGACGCGGCGTTCACGGAGAAGACCGGAGTTGCGGTTGTCCAGGATACCGGCTCAAGTCCGGTCGAGCGTATTACCAAGCTGAAGATCAACGCAGGCAATCAGATCTTCGATCTGGTCCAGCTTCATGATGGCGTTGTCCCTCTGGCCGAGTCTCAGGGCGTATTGGAACCCCTTGATCCCAATTCGCCGAACATGCCTTATCTTGCCAAGATTCCCGAACGGTTCCGCCGCGACGGCTGGGTGGCCATGATCTATTCGGCCCTCGGTATCGCGTACAATCCCGAATTGGTGAAGACGCCGCCGAAGAGCTTCGCCGATCTGTGGAACAAGGACTACGACGGTCAGATCGTTCTACCCGCGATCAGCCATTCGATCGGCCCCTACATTATTCCGATAGGTGCATTGGCGGCCGGCAAGGATCTGAAGGACGCCGAAGCGGGTTTCGAGATGCTTAAGAAGATGGCCGATCTCAACCCGATCTGGGCAAAAGATACCGACACGATCCAGAGTTCCCTGCTCAGCGGTGAAGCGGCGATTGGCCTGTTGTACAAGTCGCAGACCTACACTGTCATCAAGCAGGGAGGCAATGTGAAGTGGGTGTTCCCGGCCGAAGGCGCCATCAGCTACATGTCCGGCACGAGCATCGCGAAAGGAACGAAGAACAAGGAATGGGCCGAGAAATACGTCAACACGACGATTGATCCAAGCCTGCAGGGATGGGTGGCACGCGTCTATAACTACGTCCCGACGAACCAGGATGCGTTGGCGAGCCTGCCCGTGGAACTTCAGGAGCGGGTGCAATTCAGTGACGCGGAAAGGTCGCGAATTATCGATCTCGATCAGCAATTCATGTCGGAGAAGCGTGCCGAGTGGACGGACCGCTGGAACCGGGTTGTCGCGGGCGGCTGA